One genomic segment of Roseovarius carneus includes these proteins:
- a CDS encoding ABC transporter permease, whose amino-acid sequence MSTESYIRRPNRPLQVYAIIFLIALYIPILFLPLFSFNDSLYVSFPLTGFTLQWYTELFQREPVWAALMNSVKVGAATAVMATTLGIFAAKAITKYRLPGQNAIVAFIMLPLVVPGIIFGVALLVLMSSLGVTLSLYTVAIGHVIICLPFAIATLIPRFEGLDPSLEEASADLGENAWHTFWRVTLPVVWPGILASLLLTFTVSFDEFIMAFFLTGTEPTLPMYIWGQLRFPQQFPSVLALSSMIIGVSFVIVFLGQWINRDAHISTVRK is encoded by the coding sequence ATGAGCACCGAATCCTATATCCGACGGCCGAACAGGCCCCTTCAGGTCTATGCGATCATCTTTCTTATCGCGCTCTACATCCCGATCCTGTTCCTGCCGCTCTTCAGCTTCAACGATTCGCTCTATGTCAGCTTCCCGCTCACCGGGTTCACGCTGCAATGGTATACGGAGCTTTTTCAGCGCGAGCCTGTCTGGGCCGCTTTGATGAACAGTGTCAAAGTGGGGGCGGCGACGGCTGTGATGGCCACCACACTGGGCATCTTCGCGGCCAAGGCGATCACCAAGTACCGCCTGCCAGGCCAGAACGCGATTGTTGCGTTTATCATGCTGCCGCTCGTTGTGCCGGGGATTATCTTCGGCGTGGCCCTTTTGGTGCTGATGAGCAGCCTCGGCGTAACGCTCAGCCTTTATACGGTTGCCATTGGGCATGTGATCATCTGCCTGCCCTTTGCCATCGCCACGCTCATCCCCCGCTTCGAGGGGCTTGATCCCTCGCTGGAGGAGGCGTCGGCCGATCTGGGCGAAAATGCGTGGCACACATTTTGGCGGGTGACCCTGCCTGTCGTATGGCCGGGTATCCTCGCCAGCCTTTTGTTGACCTTCACCGTCTCGTTTGACGAATTCATCATGGCGTTCTTCCTGACCGGGACCGAGCCGACCCTGCCGATGTATATCTGGGGCCAGTTGCGCTTCCCGCAGCAATTCCCATCGGTTCTCGCCCTGTCGTCGATGATTATCGGGGTCTCGTTTGTGATCGTCTTCCTCGGCCAGTGGATCAACCGCGACGCCCATATCAGCACCGTGCGAAAGTGA
- a CDS encoding ABC transporter permease yields MLQRSETLRGFFLLSPTLVVMTVGIVVPFAILITMSLWTAMGFDFDTTLTTANYETALEQPIYGALMHRSLVISGWATVATVLLSYPMAYYVAFHVHKNKMMWIVLMTLPFWTSYLLRVFAWKVVLGYEGVINSGLLWAGFIDAPLEFLLYSQQAVVITLAHSWVAFAILPIYVSLEKIDRSLLEAATDLGDGPMARFFRITLPLSMPGVIAASFLIFIPTTGDYITPALLGGPDGMMIGNLIQLQFGPVNNWPMGATLAIGLMLYISAIGLVFLALTKVFKERMA; encoded by the coding sequence ATGCTTCAGCGCAGCGAGACATTGCGCGGCTTTTTCCTGCTGAGCCCGACCTTGGTTGTAATGACCGTTGGCATCGTCGTTCCCTTCGCTATTCTCATCACGATGAGCCTCTGGACCGCCATGGGCTTTGACTTCGACACCACCCTCACAACCGCAAATTACGAGACCGCTCTGGAGCAGCCGATCTACGGCGCCCTGATGCACCGGTCTTTGGTTATCTCGGGCTGGGCCACTGTCGCGACGGTGCTCTTGTCCTACCCGATGGCCTATTACGTCGCTTTCCACGTCCACAAAAACAAGATGATGTGGATCGTGTTGATGACCCTTCCGTTCTGGACAAGCTACCTGTTGCGCGTTTTCGCGTGGAAAGTGGTGCTGGGCTATGAGGGTGTGATCAACTCGGGTCTGCTTTGGGCCGGGTTCATCGACGCACCGCTTGAGTTTTTGCTCTATAGCCAACAGGCGGTCGTCATCACGCTCGCCCACTCATGGGTCGCTTTTGCGATCCTGCCGATTTATGTGAGCCTTGAGAAGATCGACCGCTCGCTTCTTGAGGCGGCAACGGATCTGGGCGACGGGCCTATGGCCCGCTTCTTCCGCATCACGCTGCCCCTGTCGATGCCCGGTGTGATCGCCGCGAGCTTTTTGATCTTCATTCCCACGACCGGTGATTACATCACGCCCGCCCTTCTCGGCGGCCCGGACGGGATGATGATCGGTAACCTCATTCAACTGCAATTTGGTCCGGTGAATAACTGGCCCATGGGGGCGACGCTGGCCATTGGCTTGATGCTTTACATCTCGGCGATTGGCCTCGTGTTCCTCGCCCTAACCAAAGTCTTCAAGGAGCGGATGGCATGA
- a CDS encoding ABC transporter ATP-binding protein produces the protein MSNDAFISIQNVDKFFGKFQAIDNVSMDIGHGEFFSLLGASGCGKTTLLRMLAGFENPSKGEIYIDGQPMSEVPPHHRPVNMVFQSYAIFPHLNVRDNIAYGLRRQKLTKQARADKVDEMLDLIALPGYGDRAANELSGGQRQRIALARALILKPKVLLLDEPLGALDKQLREQMQLELRALQRQVGITFVFVTHDQEEALTLSDRVAVMSAGTVLQMDTPSGLYETPKTRQVASFIGTMNFFEAEVKSTNGAMMNIEAQGLGNLQLPRGERHFNEGEAVQVAIRPEKLLLTDDKPEGDGQMVQGQLRNSSYLGERSHFYVAIDGVDAPVAVSAQNRTRFAPDPSDERPVWLNWSDDAIVVLAKD, from the coding sequence ATGAGCAACGACGCCTTCATTTCGATCCAGAATGTCGACAAGTTTTTCGGCAAGTTTCAGGCCATCGACAACGTCTCAATGGATATCGGCCATGGGGAGTTTTTCTCGCTGCTTGGCGCGTCGGGCTGTGGCAAGACCACGCTCTTGCGGATGCTTGCGGGGTTCGAGAACCCCTCCAAGGGCGAGATCTATATCGACGGACAGCCCATGTCCGAGGTCCCGCCGCATCACCGCCCCGTCAATATGGTGTTCCAGAGCTACGCGATTTTCCCGCATCTCAATGTGCGCGATAACATCGCTTATGGCCTGCGCCGTCAGAAGCTGACCAAGCAGGCGCGCGCCGACAAGGTGGACGAGATGCTCGATCTCATTGCCCTTCCGGGGTATGGCGACCGGGCGGCCAACGAGCTTTCGGGAGGGCAGCGGCAACGGATCGCCCTGGCGCGTGCCTTGATCCTCAAACCCAAAGTGCTGCTTCTGGATGAACCGCTCGGCGCGCTCGACAAACAGCTGCGCGAACAGATGCAGCTTGAGCTGCGCGCACTTCAGCGGCAAGTGGGCATTACCTTTGTGTTCGTGACCCACGATCAGGAAGAGGCCCTGACCCTGTCGGACCGAGTGGCTGTCATGTCCGCTGGCACCGTGCTGCAAATGGACACGCCCAGCGGGCTCTATGAGACGCCCAAAACCCGGCAGGTCGCATCTTTCATCGGCACAATGAACTTCTTCGAGGCTGAGGTGAAATCCACCAATGGCGCGATGATGAACATCGAAGCGCAGGGCCTTGGAAACCTCCAGTTGCCGCGTGGCGAGCGCCATTTCAACGAGGGTGAGGCGGTTCAGGTCGCCATCCGTCCCGAGAAGCTGCTCCTGACGGATGACAAGCCCGAAGGCGACGGCCAGATGGTTCAGGGACAATTGCGCAATTCGTCCTATTTGGGTGAGCGGAGCCATTTCTATGTGGCAATCGACGGTGTGGACGCGCCGGTTGCCGTCTCGGCGCAGAACCGCACGCGCTTTGCGCCCGACCCTTCGGATGAGCGCCCGGTTTGGCTCAACTGGAGCGATGATGCGATCGTAGTGTTGGCCAAAGACTGA
- a CDS encoding oxidoreductase produces the protein MPRDTARDPRYDILFEPVKIGPVTARNRFYQVPHCNGMGRNYPSAMAEMRRIKAEGGWAVVNTEEAEIHPSGDHSPWNGGRIWDDRDLPYLSRMVEGIHEHGSLAGIQLNHAGLMAANRFSRLPPMAPSHQPVASLDPVQARAMDRQDIRDLRRWYVNGARRARDAGFDIIYVYAGHRLTTLSHFLSRDWNQRMDEYGGSLENRIRLLREVMEETKEAVGGTCGIAFRFSVDELRGAIGMQSGGEGRDVVEMLAEIPDLWDVNIADWENDSATSRFKQTGYQDEYVSFVKSITTKPVVGVGRYTSPDQMVSLIKNGHLDFIGAARPSIADPFLPKKVEEGRIEDIRECIGCNICVASDSTFQPLRCTQNPTMGEEWRSGWHPERIAPRAADESVLIIGAGPAGLEAARALGQRGYDVTVAEQSDRIGGRVADERGLPGLAEWGRVADYREYQISQMPNVNLYLNSPMSAETVAEFEADHIALATGAAWDRTGRGRANPLGIETAGAASVLTPDDIFKGMIPEGPVVIFDDDHFYMGGSIAEKLLAACLDVTFVTPAASVSAWTEYTLEQHKIQAKLIEMGARIVLSHNIARINEGHVIAECGYTGAETQIDCAHTLLVTMRQPDSTLADALQAAGISATKIGDALAPSTIAAAVHAGHRYARDLGVDRGDAVPFDRELTELSDTKRHIPEL, from the coding sequence ATGCCCCGTGATACCGCCCGCGATCCGCGTTATGATATCCTTTTTGAACCCGTAAAAATCGGCCCAGTGACGGCGCGCAATCGGTTCTATCAAGTGCCCCATTGCAACGGTATGGGCCGTAATTATCCCAGCGCCATGGCCGAAATGCGCCGCATCAAGGCCGAGGGCGGCTGGGCCGTGGTCAATACGGAAGAGGCGGAAATCCATCCCTCTGGTGATCACAGCCCGTGGAATGGCGGGCGCATCTGGGACGACCGCGATCTGCCATATCTCTCGCGGATGGTTGAGGGCATCCATGAGCACGGCAGCCTTGCCGGGATACAGTTGAACCATGCGGGCCTCATGGCCGCTAACCGGTTCAGCCGCCTGCCTCCCATGGCCCCCTCGCATCAACCCGTGGCCTCGCTCGACCCGGTGCAGGCCCGCGCGATGGACCGCCAAGACATTCGCGATCTGCGCCGCTGGTATGTGAACGGTGCGCGCCGTGCGCGTGATGCGGGGTTTGATATTATCTATGTTTACGCGGGTCACCGCCTAACGACCTTGTCGCATTTCCTGTCGCGTGATTGGAATCAACGTATGGATGAGTATGGTGGCAGCCTTGAGAACCGCATCCGCCTTCTGCGCGAGGTGATGGAGGAAACCAAGGAGGCCGTGGGCGGCACTTGCGGCATCGCATTCCGGTTTTCCGTGGACGAGCTGCGCGGGGCCATTGGTATGCAATCGGGCGGCGAGGGGCGCGATGTGGTCGAGATGCTGGCCGAGATCCCCGATCTGTGGGACGTCAACATCGCCGATTGGGAGAATGACAGCGCCACCTCGCGGTTCAAGCAGACGGGCTATCAGGATGAATATGTGTCCTTCGTCAAATCCATCACCACGAAGCCTGTTGTGGGTGTGGGCCGCTATACCTCGCCCGATCAGATGGTGTCGCTGATCAAGAACGGTCACCTGGATTTCATCGGGGCCGCACGGCCTTCCATCGCAGATCCGTTCCTGCCCAAGAAGGTTGAGGAAGGTCGGATTGAGGATATTCGTGAATGCATCGGCTGCAATATCTGCGTGGCCTCCGACAGCACGTTTCAGCCCCTGCGCTGCACGCAGAACCCAACAATGGGCGAGGAATGGCGCAGCGGTTGGCACCCTGAGCGGATCGCGCCACGCGCCGCTGATGAGAGCGTTCTGATCATCGGCGCAGGCCCCGCGGGGCTTGAGGCTGCGCGCGCGCTCGGCCAACGAGGCTATGACGTGACCGTGGCGGAGCAATCGGACCGGATCGGTGGGCGCGTGGCGGATGAGCGTGGGCTTCCGGGCTTGGCTGAATGGGGCCGTGTGGCTGATTACCGCGAGTACCAGATCAGCCAGATGCCAAACGTGAACCTTTACCTCAACAGCCCGATGAGTGCCGAGACCGTGGCCGAGTTTGAGGCCGATCACATCGCGCTTGCCACTGGCGCTGCGTGGGATCGCACGGGCCGGGGCCGCGCCAACCCGCTGGGCATCGAGACGGCGGGGGCGGCAAGCGTGCTCACCCCCGATGATATCTTCAAAGGCATGATCCCCGAGGGGCCTGTGGTGATCTTCGACGATGATCACTTCTATATGGGCGGCAGCATTGCCGAAAAATTGTTGGCGGCGTGTCTGGACGTGACCTTCGTCACGCCCGCCGCGTCCGTCTCCGCATGGACAGAATACACGCTGGAGCAGCACAAAATTCAGGCTAAGTTGATTGAGATGGGCGCGCGGATTGTGCTGTCGCATAACATTGCGCGCATCAATGAGGGCCATGTGATCGCCGAGTGCGGCTACACCGGCGCCGAGACGCAGATAGATTGCGCGCACACATTGCTGGTGACGATGCGGCAGCCGGATAGCACCTTGGCCGATGCTTTACAGGCCGCCGGGATCAGCGCCACCAAGATTGGTGATGCGCTGGCCCCGAGCACCATTGCCGCCGCGGTTCATGCGGGGCACCGCTATGCCCGCGATCTTGGGGTGGATCGTGGTGACGCTGTGCCTTTTGACCGCGAACTAACCGAGCTGAGCGACACGAAACGCCATATTCCGGAGCTATGA
- a CDS encoding TetR family transcriptional regulator C-terminal domain-containing protein: MTEVTAKAARTNKKVGRTASREVRRQQLIDATIESIAKFGIAGTTMTTVTGYAGLSMGIVNFHFKNKENLFEETLRYLAEEHRETWRKRLRSPDMTPAAQLLAIADAHFDPMICNRKNLSVWFGFYGEAGYRAAYRELVSEIDTERWETSNELLKTIIAEGGYEGLDGEQIATMLEGLYDGFWLNILIYPGDFSREEAKQRVHEYLAQTLPKHFGATAQIGVGSCQEDPSRHAP, translated from the coding sequence ATGACCGAAGTGACCGCCAAGGCGGCCCGCACAAACAAGAAAGTCGGACGCACCGCCTCGCGCGAAGTGCGCCGCCAGCAATTGATTGATGCCACCATCGAATCCATTGCGAAATTTGGCATTGCGGGCACCACGATGACCACGGTGACGGGGTATGCGGGCCTGTCGATGGGTATTGTGAACTTCCACTTCAAGAACAAGGAAAACCTCTTTGAGGAGACGCTGCGCTATCTCGCCGAAGAGCACCGCGAGACGTGGCGCAAACGCCTGCGAAGCCCGGATATGACGCCCGCAGCCCAGCTTCTGGCGATTGCGGATGCGCATTTTGACCCAATGATCTGCAACCGTAAAAACCTGTCTGTCTGGTTTGGGTTCTATGGCGAGGCGGGCTACCGCGCGGCGTATCGCGAACTGGTGAGCGAGATCGACACGGAGCGGTGGGAGACCTCGAATGAGCTGTTGAAAACCATCATTGCGGAGGGCGGCTATGAGGGGCTTGATGGCGAGCAGATCGCGACCATGCTCGAAGGGCTTTACGATGGGTTCTGGCTCAACATCCTGATCTATCCTGGTGATTTTTCGCGCGAGGAGGCCAAGCAACGCGTGCATGAATATCTCGCGCAGACCTTGCCGAAACATTTTGGTGCCACAGCCCAAATTGGCGTAGGCTCCTGCCAAGAGGACCCGTCCCGACATGCCCCGTGA
- a CDS encoding ABC transporter substrate-binding protein, with amino-acid sequence MDVLDQIGAVREGKMSRRAFTRSLAAAGVGMATVPFAGRKAMAAPEDQATYFTWGGYDIPELFGEYQAKHGELPNFSIFGASEEALTKMRGGFVVDVSHPCNQAVPRWAASGLFQSVDTSRLAHFGDIIPELTQLDGNVDGDNLWMVPFDWGQTSITYRTDLVEIEGEESWDLLWDERYAGRLGSLGSGADAWWVGAIKAGVDFDNIDTPEAFEAIAAVMREQRPHIRVYTDDTTTLEQALASGEMVAAMTWNSSATLLAAEGIPVRFAQPKEGALTWVCGLMVHKDAPNVDRAYDVIDSLLSVDTGKFMINDYGYGHSNAKSFDEFDEETLVGLGLSKNPAEILEAGHFQKPQTQEFESKMNGLFEQIKAGF; translated from the coding sequence ATGGATGTACTCGACCAAATCGGCGCTGTGCGGGAAGGCAAAATGAGCCGCCGCGCGTTCACGCGCTCGCTTGCTGCGGCAGGTGTCGGCATGGCCACAGTGCCGTTTGCAGGCCGCAAGGCAATGGCCGCACCTGAAGATCAGGCCACATATTTCACATGGGGTGGCTATGACATCCCAGAGCTTTTTGGCGAGTATCAGGCCAAGCATGGTGAGCTGCCAAACTTCTCAATCTTTGGTGCGTCTGAGGAGGCGCTGACCAAAATGCGTGGCGGTTTCGTCGTGGACGTGTCGCACCCCTGTAATCAGGCTGTGCCACGCTGGGCCGCCAGCGGCCTTTTCCAATCGGTCGATACCTCGCGCCTTGCGCATTTTGGCGACATCATCCCCGAGCTGACGCAGCTTGATGGTAATGTGGACGGCGACAACCTCTGGATGGTGCCATTTGATTGGGGTCAGACCTCCATCACGTACCGCACCGATCTGGTTGAGATCGAAGGCGAAGAAAGCTGGGATCTTCTGTGGGACGAGCGTTATGCAGGTCGCCTTGGCAGCCTCGGCTCCGGCGCGGATGCTTGGTGGGTTGGCGCGATCAAAGCGGGCGTTGATTTCGATAACATCGACACGCCCGAAGCGTTTGAGGCGATTGCAGCCGTCATGCGTGAGCAGCGCCCCCATATCCGGGTCTATACCGATGATACCACCACGCTGGAGCAGGCTCTTGCCTCGGGCGAGATGGTTGCGGCGATGACATGGAACTCCTCGGCCACGCTTCTGGCCGCCGAAGGTATCCCGGTCCGTTTCGCACAGCCCAAAGAGGGTGCCCTGACATGGGTGTGCGGTCTGATGGTTCACAAGGACGCGCCCAATGTGGACCGTGCCTATGACGTGATCGACAGCCTGCTGAGCGTCGATACCGGCAAGTTCATGATCAACGATTACGGTTATGGCCACTCGAACGCCAAGAGCTTTGATGAGTTCGATGAGGAAACACTCGTCGGTCTCGGCCTGAGCAAAAACCCTGCGGAAATTCTTGAGGCCGGACACTTCCAAAAGCCCCAGACGCAAGAGTTCGAATCCAAGATGAATGGCCTCTTTGAGCAAATCAAAGCCGGCTTCTGA